In one Lolium rigidum isolate FL_2022 chromosome 3, APGP_CSIRO_Lrig_0.1, whole genome shotgun sequence genomic region, the following are encoded:
- the LOC124702316 gene encoding malonyl-CoA:anthocyanidin 5-O-glucoside-6''-O-malonyltransferase-like yields MALMQMLRFPIWRKKSPIQLLLASGMCGVATNIRVRVLNVTHVQPAQTTNLPRHGAMIKLSPFDTCFLALRPAQVLFFYDGTSLPPFPSLVSLLRVSLGATLGIFAPFAGKVTACSDDHDVVIDCSPDPGVKFVEAEYSGDAADMRRLARDKEHDTEAFLQLVPELEVGRLPAPAFAVQVTRPADGGGAVAVGVVMHHAVADGQSLWQFMRAWSTMSQEGSLAVALAPTFDRTGILRHPKAEAAARNLARFSAPELPKVNRFPDPDWRRQSPRTYLLTAGQIKSLKQRILFLQSQATTKNGDGPPEPPTTYVAIASLLWTSIVRARSVNSAATLDDEYLSFPADYRRRLHPPLEPGFFGNCIKVHYVRATTSDLVCRSVNNDNGLVRAAAGFGRAMREHVEKEDPLGDADRWVEMIQGLTRERLMVLGGSNRHMMYEVDFGWGQPRRVEFILNTTLLGASGGAVYVSVNLHRDHVDTFEANFLSHV; encoded by the coding sequence ATGGCTTTGATGCAGATGCTTCGCTTCCCCATTTGGAGAAAAAAATCACCGATCCAGCTGCTGCTAGCTAGTGGTATGTGTGGTGTCGCCACGAACATCCGTGTGCGAGTTCTGAATGTCACCCATGTCCAGCCGGCGCAAACCACCAATCTGCCGCGACATGGTGCCATGATCAAGCTCTCGCCCTTCGACACTTGTTTCCTCGCGCTCCGGCCGGCCCAGGTGCTCTTCTTCTACGACGGCACGAGCCTCCCGCCGTTCCCATCACTCGTCAGCTTGCTGCGAGTCTCCCTTGGCGCCACGCTCGGTATCTTCGCACCCTTCGCCGGCAAGGTCACGGCCTGCTCCGATGACCATGACGTCGTCATCGACTGCTCCCCGGACCCGGGCGTGAAGTTCGTTGAGGCAGAGTACTCTGGCGACGCCGCCGACATGCGCCGGCTAGCCCGCGACAAAGAGCACGACACCGAGGCGTTCTTGCAGCTTGTGCCAGAGCTCGAAGTGGGCAGGCTGCCTGCCCCCGCGTTCGCGGTGCAGGTCACGCGCCCGGCAGACGGAGGCGGCGCCGTAGCGGTTGGGGTGGTCATGCACCACGCGGTGGCCGACGGGCAGTCCCTGTGGCAGTTCATGCGGGCTTGGTCGACCATGTCGCAAGAGGGCTCACTGGCCGTCGCCCTTGCGCCGACGTTTGACCGGACGGGGATCCTGCGGCACCCTAAAGCAGAGGCTGCGGCGCGAAATTTGGCTCGGTTCTCCGCGCCGGAGTTGCCCAAGGTGAACAGGTTCCCAGATCCGGACTGGAGGAGGCAGAGTCCACGAACCTACCTTCTCACCGCTGGCCAGATCAAGTCGCTGAAGCAGCGCATCCTATTCCTGCAGAGTCAAGCCACCACCAAGAACGGCGACGGCCCACCAGAGCCACCAACAACCTACGTCGCCATCGCATCGCTGCTGTGGACATCCATCGTCCGCGCCAGGTCCGTGAACAGCGCCGCCACGCTCGACGACGAGTACCTCTCGTTCCCCGCGGATTACCGCCGTCGCTTGCACCCACCTCTCGAACCCGGCTTCTTCGGCAACTGCATCAAGGTCCACTACGTGCGTGCCACGACCAGCGACCTCGTCTGCCGCAGCGTCAACAACGACAACGGGCTCGTGCGTGCTGCAGCAGGGTTTGGGCGGGCGATGCGTGAGCACGTGGAGAAGGAGGACCCGCTGGGCGACGCTGACCGGTGGGTGGAGATGATCCAAGGGCTAACGCGGGAAAGGCTCATGGTGTTGGGGGGGTCCAACCGGCACATGATGTACGAGGTGGACTTCGGGTGGGGGCAGCCGAGACGGGTGGAATTTATCTTGAACACAACGCTTTTAGGGGCGTCGGGCGGCGCGGTATATGTGTCCGTGAACCTTCATCGGGACCACGTGGATACCTTTGAGGCCAATTTCCTATCGCATGTTTGA